A part of Polynucleobacter sp. MG-Unter2-18 genomic DNA contains:
- the trmL gene encoding tRNA (uridine(34)/cytosine(34)/5-carboxymethylaminomethyluridine(34)-2'-O)-methyltransferase TrmL: protein MFNIVLFEPEIPPNTGNIIRLCANTGARLHLIEPLGFPMEDAKLRRAGLDYHEFAKVKVHQNWAQFLADEQPQPEHIFALTTKGSGKFHDGKYLPEDYFVFGSETKGITEEVRSSIPTPNQMRLAMQDSSRSLNLSNTVAIVVYEAWRQNGLLGGS from the coding sequence ATGTTTAATATCGTTTTATTCGAACCAGAAATTCCACCCAACACGGGCAATATTATTCGCCTGTGTGCAAATACGGGCGCAAGGCTGCATCTCATCGAGCCACTCGGCTTTCCGATGGAAGATGCCAAACTCCGTAGAGCTGGCCTGGACTATCACGAGTTTGCTAAAGTAAAAGTTCATCAAAACTGGGCACAATTTTTGGCTGATGAACAACCTCAGCCGGAACATATTTTTGCCTTAACCACCAAGGGATCTGGCAAGTTTCATGATGGCAAATATTTACCGGAAGATTATTTTGTTTTTGGTTCAGAAACCAAAGGTATTACTGAAGAAGTGAGAAGTTCGATTCCAACACCCAATCAAATGCGCCTAGCAATGCAAGATAGCAGTCGTAGTTTAAATCTCTCGAATACAGTGGCGATCGTAGTTTATGAAGCTTGGCGCCAAAATGGCCTACTGGGCGGAAGTTAA
- the ctaD gene encoding cytochrome c oxidase subunit I, whose product MSTISTTHDHAHDHAHDDHTPHGWRRWLFATNHKDIGTMYLIFSFISLLAGGVMALGIRLELFQPGLQFLRPEFFNQLTTMHGLVMVFGAIMPAFVGFANWMIPLQIGASDMAFARMNNFSFWILPVAACLLFGSFLAPGGAPAGGWTLYAPLTSQMGPGLDMAIFALHLLGASSIMGSINIIVTILNMRAPGLTLMKMPMFCWTWLITAYLLIAVMPVLAGAITMVLTDRHFGTSFFNAAGGGDPIMFQHIFWFFGHPEVYIMILPAFGIVSEIIPAFSRKTLFGYSSMVYATASIAILSFIVWAHHMFATGMPVTGQLFFMYATMLIAVPTGVKIFNWVATMWKGSMTFETPMLWSVGFIFVFTMGGFTGLILAMAPIDIGLQDTYYVVAHFHYVLVAGSLFAMFAGFYYWCPKWTGYMANETRGNIHFWTSMIFFNITFFPMHFLGLAGMPRRYADYPTQFADFNTIASIGALGFGLSQVYFLLFVVLPAYNGKGVKASMKPWDGAKGLEWTVPSPAPHHTFETPPTTAELNAAGI is encoded by the coding sequence ATGAGCACCATTTCAACTACCCACGATCACGCACATGACCATGCGCATGATGACCATACGCCACATGGCTGGCGCCGTTGGTTGTTTGCAACTAACCATAAAGATATCGGTACGATGTACCTGATTTTCTCGTTTATCAGCTTACTGGCTGGTGGCGTGATGGCTTTGGGTATTCGTTTGGAGTTGTTCCAGCCGGGTCTGCAGTTTTTACGTCCAGAGTTTTTCAATCAGTTAACCACTATGCATGGTCTGGTAATGGTGTTCGGCGCCATCATGCCGGCCTTCGTTGGATTTGCGAACTGGATGATTCCTTTACAAATAGGCGCATCCGATATGGCTTTTGCTCGCATGAACAACTTTAGTTTTTGGATTTTGCCAGTAGCTGCTTGTTTATTGTTTGGTTCATTCTTAGCTCCTGGCGGTGCTCCTGCTGGCGGTTGGACTTTATATGCTCCACTGACATCACAAATGGGCCCAGGTTTAGATATGGCCATCTTTGCACTCCACTTGTTGGGCGCTTCTTCAATCATGGGCTCGATTAATATCATCGTGACCATCTTGAACATGCGTGCTCCTGGCTTGACTTTGATGAAGATGCCCATGTTCTGCTGGACATGGTTGATTACTGCTTACTTGTTAATCGCAGTTATGCCAGTGTTGGCAGGTGCGATCACCATGGTTTTGACGGATCGTCACTTCGGTACTTCTTTCTTCAATGCAGCTGGCGGTGGTGATCCAATTATGTTCCAGCATATTTTCTGGTTCTTTGGTCATCCAGAGGTTTACATCATGATTCTTCCGGCTTTCGGAATCGTGAGTGAAATTATTCCTGCTTTCTCAAGAAAAACTTTGTTTGGCTATAGCTCCATGGTTTATGCGACAGCATCCATTGCGATCTTGTCCTTCATTGTTTGGGCTCACCATATGTTTGCAACTGGCATGCCAGTTACTGGCCAGCTGTTCTTTATGTATGCCACGATGTTGATTGCAGTTCCAACCGGCGTAAAGATTTTCAACTGGGTTGCAACTATGTGGAAAGGTTCCATGACCTTTGAAACTCCAATGTTGTGGTCAGTCGGATTTATTTTCGTTTTCACAATGGGTGGCTTCACTGGATTGATTCTGGCGATGGCCCCAATTGATATTGGTTTGCAAGATACGTATTACGTTGTTGCGCACTTCCACTATGTTTTAGTAGCTGGTTCCTTGTTTGCGATGTTTGCTGGTTTCTACTACTGGTGTCCAAAGTGGACTGGCTACATGGCTAACGAAACTCGCGGCAATATCCACTTTTGGACTTCCATGATTTTCTTCAACATTACTTTCTTCCCAATGCACTTCCTGGGCTTAGCAGGTATGCCACGTCGTTATGCTGACTACCCAACGCAATTTGCTGACTTTAATACGATCGCATCTATTGGAGCACTCGGATTTGGTTTATCTCAGGTTTACTTCTTGCTGTTCGTTGTTCTGCCTGCTTATAACGGTAAGGGTGTAAAAGCTTCAATGAAGCCATGGGATGGTGCCAAAGGTTTGGAGTGGACAGTGCCATCACCAGCACCACACCATACATTTGAAACTCCTCCAACTACTGCAGAGTTAAATGCTGCAGGAATCTAA
- the grxC gene encoding glutaredoxin 3, translating to MPPVTMYSTQVCPYCVMAEKLLHKKGVANLEKILIDRDPAQREIMMTRTGRRTVPQIYIGETHVGGYDDLVALDRAGQLDPLLV from the coding sequence ATGCCACCAGTCACGATGTATAGCACTCAAGTTTGTCCGTATTGCGTTATGGCAGAGAAGCTTCTGCATAAGAAGGGCGTTGCCAATTTAGAGAAGATTTTGATTGATCGGGACCCTGCACAGCGCGAGATCATGATGACTCGCACTGGTCGACGCACAGTGCCACAAATTTACATTGGTGAGACCCATGTTGGCGGTTATGACGACCTGGTTGCCTTAGACCGCGCTGGCCAACTTGATCCATTATTAGTTTAA
- the coxB gene encoding cytochrome c oxidase subunit II, producing MNLFGKVTRASLYLVAAFGTAFARAAEDMQGGPAVNQLNFTAPATKIMAEIHWLHWMMLIICALIFVGVFGVMFYSILKHRKSLGAKSASFHESTTVEIIWTVIPLLIVIGMALPATKTVVAMKDTTNSDITIKTTGYQWKWGYDYIKGEGEGISFLSTLATSRESINNLAPKSNTYLMEVDNEMVVPVGKKIRIITTANDVIHAWAVPAFGVKQDAIPGFVRDTWFRAETIGTYRGQCSELCGAQHAFMPIVVRVVSQEDYTKWVDEKKKEMGSASDDPTKVYTMDEQKDRGAKVYAANCAACHQPNGKGAGAFPALDGSKMVLGPKAAQYDILINGKGAMPKWAGVISDGDIAAVMTYTRNAWGNKTGEVIQTQDIVSARAGK from the coding sequence ATGAATTTATTTGGAAAAGTCACTAGGGCTTCGCTCTATTTGGTAGCAGCCTTTGGCACTGCATTTGCACGTGCAGCAGAAGATATGCAGGGTGGTCCAGCTGTAAACCAGCTCAATTTTACTGCCCCAGCCACAAAAATCATGGCAGAGATTCACTGGTTACATTGGATGATGTTGATCATCTGTGCGCTTATTTTTGTGGGCGTATTTGGCGTGATGTTTTATTCCATTCTGAAGCACCGTAAATCTTTGGGTGCTAAATCCGCGTCATTTCACGAGAGCACTACTGTTGAGATTATTTGGACAGTGATTCCACTGTTGATTGTTATTGGTATGGCTTTGCCAGCAACCAAGACAGTGGTAGCAATGAAAGACACCACTAACTCTGACATCACTATTAAGACTACTGGCTATCAGTGGAAGTGGGGTTACGATTACATCAAAGGTGAAGGCGAAGGAATTAGTTTCTTATCTACTTTAGCTACTTCCCGTGAATCTATTAACAATCTTGCCCCAAAATCAAATACCTATTTGATGGAAGTGGACAACGAGATGGTTGTGCCAGTCGGTAAAAAGATTCGCATTATTACCACTGCAAATGATGTGATCCATGCCTGGGCAGTTCCAGCATTTGGCGTAAAGCAAGATGCAATTCCTGGTTTCGTTCGTGACACTTGGTTTCGTGCAGAAACAATTGGTACTTACCGTGGTCAATGCTCGGAGCTATGCGGAGCACAACATGCGTTTATGCCGATCGTAGTGAGAGTGGTTTCCCAAGAGGACTACACCAAATGGGTAGACGAGAAGAAAAAAGAAATGGGCTCGGCTTCTGATGACCCAACCAAGGTTTACACCATGGATGAGCAAAAGGACCGTGGTGCCAAGGTTTACGCAGCTAATTGCGCAGCATGCCATCAGCCAAATGGCAAGGGCGCGGGCGCTTTCCCAGCACTTGATGGAAGCAAAATGGTGCTTGGACCAAAAGCGGCTCAATACGACATCCTGATTAACGGCAAGGGTGCAATGCCAAAGTGGGCGGGCGTGATCTCTGACGGTGACATTGCCGCAGTAATGACCTACACCCGCAATGCATGGGGCAATAAAACGGGTGAAGTGATTCAGACCCAAGATATTGTTTCTGCGCGTGCTGGCAAGTAA
- a CDS encoding twin transmembrane helix small protein, giving the protein MKWIIPIALLIIVGSLGSALYFMMKDKGRSSRMVQSLMLRIGLSIVLFLGILIAHYFGYIEATGVRVGTN; this is encoded by the coding sequence ATGAAATGGATTATTCCAATTGCACTACTAATTATTGTTGGAAGCTTGGGCTCAGCACTCTATTTCATGATGAAAGATAAGGGTCGTAGCTCAAGAATGGTTCAATCGCTTATGTTACGTATTGGACTTTCAATCGTACTCTTCTTGGGAATTCTGATTGCCCACTACTTTGGCTATATCGAAGCTACTGGCGTTCGAGTGGGAACAAACTAA
- a CDS encoding cytochrome c oxidase assembly protein: MSAIASINRQILLKLLIASVMMFGFGYALVPMYKALCEVTGINVVTSKNDYGIRAYSANKVGNTQVDYSRKVTIEFDSNSRGSFTFRPVKNFLEVHPGEMTEIVYEVTNNLSRPVEAQAIPSYAPKSAMEFFTKLECFCFQQQTLAPHEMKKMPVVFVIDAGLPADVKTITLSYTFFELGVGQQPAGSTTPKSKVAS, from the coding sequence ATGTCTGCTATTGCCTCCATTAACCGCCAAATCTTGCTCAAGCTTTTGATAGCTTCAGTCATGATGTTTGGTTTTGGTTATGCACTAGTGCCAATGTATAAAGCCTTGTGTGAGGTGACTGGCATTAATGTGGTCACCAGCAAGAACGACTATGGGATTCGTGCCTATAGCGCAAATAAGGTTGGCAATACTCAGGTTGACTACTCCCGTAAGGTGACTATTGAGTTTGACTCCAATAGCCGCGGTTCCTTTACGTTTCGCCCAGTAAAGAACTTCTTGGAAGTGCATCCAGGAGAAATGACCGAGATTGTTTACGAGGTTACCAATAATTTAAGTCGCCCTGTTGAGGCTCAAGCTATTCCAAGTTATGCGCCTAAAAGCGCCATGGAGTTTTTCACCAAATTAGAGTGTTTTTGTTTTCAGCAGCAAACTTTGGCTCCTCATGAGATGAAGAAGATGCCAGTAGTGTTTGTTATTGATGCTGGATTGCCTGCTGATGTGAAAACAATTACTTTGTCCTATACCTTCTTTGAGTTGGGTGTTGGTCAACAGCCAGCAGGCTCAACAACACCGAAATCAAAAGTAGCATCATGA
- a CDS encoding class I SAM-dependent methyltransferase: MTQSIRWLQDEIATRMLQKLDIVKLEPKDILLIPDFTGVHSSFLTKRFPGIRFHSAPECELSGFNLFKLRVTRFWNSRMKSASMVSLNDYKKTGHLKLPSNSVDLVVSVLLIQDLADPKHFLQECRRVLKEGGLLSFSYLGPDTAKELRSEHLAQQLPIQNLVSPWDMHDMGDALLSERFSDPVMDMEFLGLDYDSDKVLLSDARALNLIGSDYQNTIPATHLPQKLTLEVIYGHAWALGKNLAKVQDDVAYIDLNQIGRKTRSDSD, encoded by the coding sequence ATGACCCAATCAATCAGATGGCTTCAGGATGAAATTGCAACGCGCATGTTGCAAAAATTAGACATCGTGAAATTAGAACCAAAAGACATTTTGCTGATTCCAGATTTCACTGGGGTACATAGTTCTTTTCTGACAAAACGCTTTCCAGGAATTCGTTTTCACAGTGCACCCGAATGCGAGCTATCGGGTTTCAATTTATTTAAATTAAGAGTGACTCGTTTTTGGAATTCAAGAATGAAGTCGGCATCTATGGTTTCTCTCAATGATTACAAGAAAACAGGCCACCTTAAGCTTCCTAGTAATTCTGTAGATTTAGTGGTGAGCGTTCTCTTAATTCAGGATTTAGCTGACCCTAAGCATTTTTTGCAGGAGTGCCGGCGAGTACTCAAGGAAGGTGGATTACTAAGCTTTAGCTATCTGGGCCCAGATACTGCAAAAGAGCTCAGATCAGAGCACTTGGCACAGCAATTACCTATTCAAAATTTGGTTAGCCCTTGGGATATGCACGATATGGGTGATGCCCTACTCAGTGAGCGTTTTTCTGATCCCGTAATGGATATGGAGTTTTTGGGTTTGGATTACGACTCTGACAAGGTCCTACTGTCAGACGCAAGGGCTCTCAATTTAATTGGTTCTGACTATCAAAACACCATCCCAGCTACTCATTTGCCTCAAAAACTGACTTTAGAGGTGATTTATGGGCATGCCTGGGCTTTGGGTAAGAACCTCGCTAAGGTGCAAGATGATGTCGCTTATATTGATTTAAATCAAATAGGGCGCAAGACTAGGAGTGATTCTGATTAA
- a CDS encoding NAD(P)H-dependent glycerol-3-phosphate dehydrogenase, whose protein sequence is MKVTLLGAGSWGTAMAAQAARHLQPGDVCLWSRSVEQIEGMQHSGVNTAYLPGVVLPKGLQLEVSFERAIERLSENDLLIIATPMSGLSETVAQVLRLAKHPLNIVWLCKGLEPSTTLLPHQVVEREDQLHSHGIPHSYGALSGPSFAQEVANGMPCALTVASQSNTLCDIVQSAFHHGNMRIYASDDLVGVELGGAVKNVLAIAAGIGDGLDLGLNARAAVLTRGLAEMMRLVKAAGGRPETCMGLTGVGDLILTATGDLSRNRRVGLALAAGKPLPEILDNLGHVAEGVLCASAVGKLAARLGVEMPITAMMGEVLSGKLSPHEAVKKLMGRDPKLEV, encoded by the coding sequence ATGAAAGTGACGCTGCTTGGAGCTGGTTCATGGGGTACGGCTATGGCAGCGCAAGCTGCACGCCATCTTCAACCGGGCGACGTTTGTCTATGGTCTCGAAGCGTTGAGCAAATTGAAGGTATGCAGCACTCAGGTGTAAACACAGCCTATTTGCCTGGTGTCGTCCTGCCTAAGGGTTTGCAATTGGAGGTGAGTTTTGAGCGGGCCATCGAACGCCTTTCTGAAAATGATCTTTTGATAATTGCTACCCCGATGTCCGGTTTATCAGAAACAGTAGCGCAGGTATTGCGCCTCGCAAAACATCCGCTCAATATCGTTTGGCTTTGCAAGGGTTTAGAGCCTAGCACTACCTTATTGCCGCACCAAGTAGTGGAACGCGAAGATCAACTACACAGTCATGGCATTCCTCATTCTTATGGCGCTCTATCAGGACCTAGTTTTGCGCAAGAAGTTGCTAATGGTATGCCTTGCGCATTAACCGTCGCTAGTCAATCCAATACCTTGTGTGACATTGTTCAAAGCGCCTTCCACCATGGCAATATGCGCATCTATGCAAGCGATGATTTAGTGGGTGTCGAATTAGGTGGCGCTGTTAAAAACGTTTTAGCGATTGCAGCGGGTATTGGTGATGGCTTGGATCTTGGCTTAAATGCACGTGCTGCAGTATTAACTCGTGGCCTTGCAGAAATGATGCGTTTAGTAAAAGCGGCTGGTGGTAGACCAGAGACCTGTATGGGCCTAACCGGTGTAGGCGATTTGATCTTGACGGCTACTGGCGATCTCTCTCGTAATCGTCGTGTTGGCTTAGCGCTTGCAGCAGGAAAACCGTTGCCTGAAATTTTGGATAACTTAGGGCATGTTGCTGAGGGCGTCTTATGTGCCTCAGCTGTTGGTAAACTCGCTGCGCGTTTGGGTGTCGAGATGCCAATTACTGCCATGATGGGTGAAGTCTTATCTGGAAAGCTTTCACCACATGAAGCAGTAAAAAAACTGATGGGGCGCGACCCTAAGCTGGAAGTCTAA
- a CDS encoding ComF family protein encodes MHPIENIFQVICSHILPSACIVCGTFQRHTLCLDCLIQLESDQLFNYECCQQCGRTLEVGELTENKCKECIANPPYFDETYCLDRYEGRLQSALHLFKYQRRLACAQGLVSAWNQLMTRSLNNFEADYLLPVPLSPEKLCSRGFNQSWELARRIDCGKNIHKNPHILRRYHHTQHQAKENRANRQMAIRDMFYINPQFQGQLESASVIVFDDVMTSGATLNEIARVLKDNGVSRVTNWVLLRTLYPASRM; translated from the coding sequence ATGCATCCAATAGAGAATATTTTCCAAGTAATTTGTTCTCACATACTACCGAGCGCTTGTATTGTTTGCGGTACATTTCAGCGACACACTCTCTGCCTTGATTGCCTCATCCAATTAGAATCAGATCAGCTATTCAATTACGAATGCTGTCAGCAATGCGGTCGCACTCTTGAAGTTGGTGAGCTAACAGAAAATAAATGCAAAGAGTGCATTGCTAACCCGCCCTACTTTGATGAAACTTATTGTCTTGATCGATACGAGGGTAGATTACAGTCTGCCTTGCATCTATTTAAATATCAGCGACGACTTGCTTGCGCACAGGGATTGGTATCAGCATGGAATCAGCTGATGACTCGAAGCTTAAATAATTTTGAAGCAGACTATTTACTACCAGTGCCGCTGAGTCCAGAAAAATTGTGTTCTCGCGGCTTTAATCAAAGCTGGGAATTAGCTAGGCGGATTGATTGTGGCAAAAATATCCATAAGAACCCACACATCTTAAGACGCTATCACCATACCCAGCATCAGGCCAAAGAGAATCGTGCAAATCGTCAAATGGCTATTCGAGACATGTTCTATATCAACCCTCAATTTCAAGGCCAACTAGAATCCGCAAGCGTCATTGTGTTTGACGATGTCATGACTAGTGGTGCAACCTTAAATGAAATCGCTCGCGTATTGAAGGACAATGGGGTATCTCGTGTTACCAATTGGGTTCTTTTACGAACGTTGTACCCAGCCTCAAGAATGTAA
- a CDS encoding cytochrome oxidase small assembly protein, which produces MLQESKVAAHKSQSASNRRLGFILFSVVLVFFLGILIKRGLLG; this is translated from the coding sequence ATGCTGCAGGAATCTAAAGTAGCCGCACACAAATCCCAATCTGCCAGTAATCGCAGATTGGGGTTTATTCTTTTCAGTGTCGTTCTAGTGTTCTTTCTAGGCATCCTGATTAAACGGGGCTTATTAGGTTAA
- a CDS encoding DUF2970 domain-containing protein has protein sequence MSKKSSFTQSIIAVLWAFLGVRKKSGLQEDVASLSFVHIVIAGVLGALIFMGILLLIVKAVVSH, from the coding sequence ATGAGTAAGAAAAGTTCATTTACGCAATCCATCATTGCGGTTTTATGGGCCTTTTTAGGTGTGCGTAAAAAATCAGGTTTGCAGGAAGATGTAGCTTCATTAAGTTTTGTCCACATTGTCATTGCGGGAGTTTTAGGTGCCTTGATTTTTATGGGCATCCTCCTTTTGATAGTTAAAGCAGTTGTGTCCCATTGA
- the secB gene encoding protein-export chaperone SecB: MTEQTTSAPDAVDNSKEPGFRIQRIYLKDLSLEQPNAPQILLVAAEPQIEVEVDVAVTRLSDEIFEVALIATVTAKVESKVLFLVEAKQAGVFEFSNIPAEQIDPMLGIACPTILYPYLRSNIADIISRAGFQPIHLNEINFHGMYEHRLMQAAQAAAADSSSADESKIILPH, translated from the coding sequence ATGACCGAACAAACTACTTCCGCTCCAGATGCAGTTGATAATTCAAAAGAGCCTGGTTTTCGTATTCAACGGATCTATCTCAAAGATTTATCTTTAGAGCAACCAAATGCCCCCCAAATTTTATTGGTTGCGGCAGAGCCTCAAATTGAGGTTGAAGTTGATGTTGCAGTTACTCGCTTGAGTGATGAAATTTTTGAGGTTGCCTTAATTGCAACAGTAACCGCTAAGGTGGAGAGCAAAGTGCTCTTCTTGGTTGAAGCAAAACAAGCGGGTGTTTTTGAATTTAGTAATATTCCTGCAGAGCAAATTGATCCAATGTTAGGTATTGCTTGCCCAACAATTTTGTATCCGTATCTGCGCTCAAATATTGCTGACATCATTAGCCGCGCGGGTTTCCAGCCAATTCATTTGAATGAAATTAATTTCCACGGTATGTACGAGCATCGCCTGATGCAGGCTGCGCAAGCGGCAGCAGCGGATAGTAGCTCAGCCGATGAAAGCAAAATCATTCTTCCTCACTAA
- the gpmA gene encoding 2,3-diphosphoglycerate-dependent phosphoglycerate mutase codes for MKQLVLIRHGESAWNLENRFTGWADVDLTPKGTEQALAAGENLRKAGYEFDVAYTSVLRRAIRTLWHVQDTMDLMWLPVVHSWRLNERHYGALTGLNKAETAQQYGDAQVHIWRRSYDVRPPLLEKDDERNPQNDPRYAKLNDSDVPLGECLKDNVERVLPLWNESIAPALKAGKRVLLVAHGNSIRSLIKYLDQVSDTDIMEINVPNGIPLVYELDDNLKPIQHFYLD; via the coding sequence ATGAAACAACTTGTCCTTATTCGTCATGGCGAATCCGCCTGGAACCTTGAAAACCGCTTTACTGGCTGGGCGGACGTTGACTTAACCCCCAAGGGCACCGAACAGGCCCTTGCTGCAGGTGAAAACCTCCGCAAAGCTGGCTATGAATTTGATGTAGCGTACACCTCAGTACTCAGAAGAGCGATTCGTACCCTATGGCATGTTCAAGATACTATGGATCTTATGTGGCTACCAGTAGTGCACAGCTGGAGACTGAACGAGCGTCACTATGGCGCCCTCACAGGACTAAATAAAGCGGAAACTGCCCAACAGTATGGGGACGCACAAGTTCATATTTGGCGCCGCTCCTACGATGTACGCCCACCGCTCCTAGAAAAAGATGATGAGCGTAATCCGCAAAATGATCCGCGTTATGCAAAACTCAATGATTCTGATGTTCCCTTGGGGGAGTGCCTTAAGGACAATGTCGAGCGTGTATTACCACTGTGGAATGAATCGATCGCTCCCGCCCTCAAAGCAGGTAAGCGCGTATTGCTCGTCGCACACGGTAATAGCATTCGCTCTTTAATTAAGTATCTCGACCAGGTTTCCGATACAGACATTATGGAAATCAATGTCCCCAATGGCATCCCGCTGGTTTATGAGCTCGATGACAATCTCAAACCTATTCAGCATTTTTATTTGGATTAA
- a CDS encoding rhodanese-like domain-containing protein yields MNFLTQIDNLALIALLLVTGSALFFPTLSTLISGKGLSPTEATIWINRRKAAVLDLRPASDFKIGHLPGSKHILAEQIPSGIDKLKLDRNNPIILVCQSGANARKLVPELNKLGFPEVAVLDGGVQAWQASALPLVK; encoded by the coding sequence ATGAACTTTCTTACACAAATTGATAATTTAGCGCTGATTGCCCTCCTACTGGTTACGGGCTCAGCACTCTTCTTTCCTACATTATCTACGCTTATTAGCGGAAAAGGCTTATCTCCTACAGAAGCGACTATTTGGATAAACCGTCGCAAAGCAGCCGTTTTGGACTTGCGTCCAGCATCCGATTTTAAGATTGGCCATCTACCAGGATCAAAGCACATTTTGGCTGAGCAAATTCCATCTGGGATCGACAAGCTCAAACTGGATCGTAACAATCCCATTATTTTGGTCTGTCAGTCTGGTGCGAATGCTCGCAAGCTTGTCCCAGAGCTGAATAAGCTAGGGTTCCCAGAAGTTGCAGTCCTAGATGGCGGCGTTCAAGCTTGGCAAGCCTCAGCCTTGCCATTAGTTAAATAA
- a CDS encoding cytochrome c oxidase subunit 3 → MSSNSTPYYFVPGLSSHPASAALGLLAFGAGMSGWVNHAAWGGPVTAVGVLWVIFVLYNWFGDTIAESNSGKNGINVDISYRWSMAWFIFSEIMFFGAFFAALFYARNITMPWMGDVESKLLWPDFQAVWPNDGPAGLIEKFTTMGPWPIPTINTLLLLSSGVTVTYAHHAIRENHMKKAINGLAATVFLGIIFLGFQVYEYYHAYSDLNLKLTSGIYGSTFFMLTGFHGFHVFLGGLMLAIVLRRMIRGDFTAENHFAFEGAAWYWHFVDVVWLGLYIAVYWM, encoded by the coding sequence ATGTCATCCAATTCAACCCCTTACTATTTCGTTCCTGGACTATCTAGTCATCCAGCTTCGGCAGCATTAGGTTTGCTTGCTTTTGGCGCTGGTATGTCTGGTTGGGTAAACCATGCAGCTTGGGGCGGCCCAGTAACTGCAGTTGGTGTGCTCTGGGTGATATTTGTTTTGTATAACTGGTTCGGGGACACGATTGCTGAGTCTAACTCTGGTAAGAATGGTATCAACGTAGATATTTCTTACCGTTGGTCCATGGCTTGGTTCATCTTCTCGGAGATTATGTTCTTTGGCGCATTCTTTGCCGCATTGTTCTATGCGCGCAATATTACGATGCCTTGGATGGGTGATGTAGAAAGCAAATTACTCTGGCCAGATTTTCAGGCTGTTTGGCCTAATGATGGTCCCGCCGGCTTAATAGAGAAATTTACGACGATGGGTCCATGGCCCATTCCAACGATTAATACTTTATTGCTCTTGTCTTCTGGTGTGACGGTGACTTACGCTCATCATGCGATTCGTGAAAACCACATGAAGAAAGCCATTAATGGCTTGGCTGCTACAGTTTTTCTAGGCATTATCTTCTTGGGCTTCCAGGTTTATGAGTACTATCATGCTTACTCTGATCTGAATTTGAAGTTAACGTCAGGTATCTATGGATCAACCTTCTTTATGTTGACTGGTTTCCATGGTTTCCACGTATTCCTTGGTGGCTTGATGTTGGCGATCGTATTGCGTCGCATGATACGCGGCGACTTTACTGCTGAAAATCACTTCGCCTTTGAGGGCGCTGCTTGGTATTGGCACTTCGTTGACGTAGTTTGGCTTGGCCTGTACATCGCTGTTTACTGGATGTAA